From Methanobacterium formicicum:
AGGAGAATCCCACAGGGATATGCATTTTAAAGATGAATGGTAAGATCTCACTCCACACTCTGTATGGTGATGGGGAAATACTGGAAAAAATCAGCCAGGATAAACCTTCTTTAATTGTGGTTGATGCACCATTGTCCCTGCCTAAAGGTCGTTGCTGTCTGGAAAAAGAATGCGAATGTGCAGTTGGTGGTCATTTCCGGCAATCAGAACGTGAAATACGCCGTTATGGTCCGGTTCTACCCTTAACCTTCACCGGGATGAAGATGCTCACCATGAGGGGTGTGGGCCTGGCTGAGGCAATGGGCCGGGCTTTCAAGGGGAGGTGTCAGTTGAAGGAAACCCATCCCCGCACCGTCCAGAAGATTCTGGGTTTTGAAGATCTCAAAAGGGATCTGGGTGAATATTTCCAGATGCCCCGGGATAGTAATGAACATGAACTGGATGCCCTGCTGGCAGCATTAACTGGTTTTTTCTATCTTCAAAACTGTTCATTGGAGCTGGGTGATAGGGATGAAGGTACCATAATTATT
This genomic window contains:
- a CDS encoding DUF429 domain-containing protein, giving the protein MKIMGIDLAGKEENPTGICILKMNGKISLHTLYGDGEILEKISQDKPSLIVVDAPLSLPKGRCCLEKECECAVGGHFRQSEREIRRYGPVLPLTFTGMKMLTMRGVGLAEAMGRAFKGRCQLKETHPRTVQKILGFEDLKRDLGEYFQMPRDSNEHELDALLAALTGFFYLQNCSLELGDRDEGTIIIPQGRECLQKLKE